A DNA window from Chryseobacterium scophthalmum contains the following coding sequences:
- the nadC gene encoding carboxylating nicotinate-nucleotide diphosphorylase, which yields MKRPSYATDKVLKQFIKNALEEDIQDGDHSTLSTIPKDLQQSAKLLVKENCILAGVELAEIIFKTFDKNLVVENYIKDGDVAKAGDIAFIVTGSARSILSTERLVLNCMQRMSGIATLTHDWDSRLIGTKTKLLDTRKTTPNFRVCEKWAVAIGGGTNHRYGLYDMIMLKDNHIDYNGSITNAVKMAKDYVKKSKKKLKIEVETRNLEEVQEAINAKVDRIMLDNMDVATMKKAVKLIDGSCESEASGGITRDQLKDIATTGVTFISVGALTHSANNIDLSLKAVM from the coding sequence ATGAAAAGACCAAGCTACGCTACAGATAAAGTTTTAAAGCAGTTCATAAAAAATGCTTTAGAAGAAGACATTCAGGATGGAGATCACTCTACTTTGTCTACAATTCCTAAAGATCTTCAGCAAAGTGCAAAACTTTTGGTAAAAGAAAACTGTATTTTGGCAGGCGTTGAGCTGGCTGAAATTATTTTTAAAACTTTTGATAAAAATTTAGTAGTTGAAAATTACATTAAAGACGGTGACGTTGCAAAAGCAGGCGACATCGCTTTTATTGTAACAGGAAGTGCTAGATCAATTCTTTCAACGGAAAGATTAGTTCTCAATTGTATGCAGAGAATGAGTGGGATCGCTACATTAACTCATGATTGGGATTCTAGATTAATCGGTACAAAAACAAAACTTTTAGATACGCGAAAAACCACACCTAATTTCAGAGTTTGTGAAAAATGGGCAGTTGCTATCGGTGGCGGAACCAATCATAGATACGGTTTGTACGATATGATTATGTTGAAAGACAATCATATAGATTATAACGGGAGCATTACCAACGCCGTAAAAATGGCAAAAGACTATGTGAAAAAGTCGAAGAAAAAACTGAAGATCGAGGTCGAAACCAGAAATCTTGAAGAAGTACAGGAAGCGATCAATGCAAAGGTTGATAGAATTATGCTCGACAATATGGATGTTGCCACAATGAAAAAAGCAGTTAAGCTAATCGATGGCTCTTGTGAGAGCGAAGCTTCTGGTGGAATTACAAGAGATCAGCTGAAAGATATTGCTACCACAGGAGTTACTTTTATCTCTGTAGGAGCGCTTACTCATTCTGCTAATAATATCGATTTAAGTTTAAAAGCTGTTATGTAA
- a CDS encoding TonB-dependent receptor, with translation MKLINKSMLTVMISLSTASVYYAQQVKDTVRDERSKDIETVVLTGVADLAKDRKTPVAVSTIKEAQIVERLGNQEFPEILKSTPSIYAAKGGGGFGDGRMNIRGFDTNNTAVMINGVPVNGMEDGAVYWSNWLGLSDVTSAMQIQRGLGSSKLAIASVGGTVNIVTRAADKKREGNVMLGVGNDGYLKTLFSYNTGKSDKGWSTSFLMSRTAGATYIDGSDFEAYNYYFALGYQPNEKHDFQFTFTGAPQWHMQNFQSSIANFIKYGEDGEPNRRYNSNWGYMNGDIMSQSINFYSKPVASVNWDWKISERSKLSTVIYGSWGRGGGTGVIGSVNGTNINSLGKTSDGLIRFDDIARWNQGQNVIWDPNVANNTGVNKINTTPGVATRTNGLVRRASINSHDWYGLLSNFQHKINENWNFSGGIDLRYYYGYHPGVLTELWGNNKYIEKDNMNIPGGYDVTLVQNPAPSANPFVKSVKDQNQIVYRNYDGQVLWGGVFGQLEYSKDKISAFIQGSASEQGYKRIDNWLKDGAIQQGQVVTQKTDTKFLFGFNAKAGINYNIDEQHNVFANVGYYSKQPLFNSVYNAPLAAASGTNPLVNTPDGRAQGSQQIVNPLLTNEKIASAELGYGFRSKMFTANVNLYYTSWKDRYQRFTNLPNIPINPTLPATGTNVYTRPFANLTGIEEIHMGVEFEGTLKVTDYLSFNGMFSIGNWEYKGNPNGTLYDENGTPISFNGNTEVSFALDGVKVSDAAQTTAALGFTLKPVKQLSVFANWNYYDNYYGLINFADVYVRPNGTTTNNGTKGALEYPSYNLFDLGLSYTFNVGKNQRLVLTGNVYNLFDTTYISDGKSSTHVKDLADFKTATNTDAQAQAAYNTYINNPQNFYKGLDTSNTVYFGFGRTWAASIAFKF, from the coding sequence ATGAAATTAATCAACAAATCGATGCTAACTGTGATGATCTCACTTTCTACAGCTAGTGTTTATTATGCACAACAGGTTAAAGATACCGTTAGGGACGAAAGATCCAAGGATATTGAAACTGTTGTACTTACAGGTGTTGCCGATCTTGCTAAAGATAGAAAAACACCGGTTGCTGTTTCTACAATTAAAGAAGCACAAATTGTTGAAAGATTAGGAAATCAAGAATTTCCGGAAATCTTAAAATCCACACCATCAATTTATGCTGCAAAAGGCGGAGGAGGTTTTGGTGATGGTCGTATGAATATCCGTGGTTTCGATACCAATAATACTGCTGTAATGATTAACGGTGTACCTGTAAATGGTATGGAAGACGGAGCTGTTTATTGGAGTAACTGGTTAGGTCTTTCAGACGTAACTTCTGCAATGCAGATTCAAAGAGGTTTAGGATCTTCTAAATTAGCAATTGCTTCTGTAGGGGGAACAGTAAACATCGTAACAAGAGCTGCTGACAAGAAAAGAGAAGGAAATGTAATGCTTGGTGTTGGTAATGATGGTTATTTAAAAACTTTATTTTCATACAATACTGGTAAATCGGATAAAGGATGGTCTACATCATTCTTAATGTCGAGAACTGCAGGAGCTACTTATATTGATGGGTCAGATTTTGAAGCATATAACTATTATTTTGCTTTAGGTTATCAGCCTAATGAAAAGCACGATTTCCAATTTACTTTTACAGGAGCACCACAATGGCACATGCAGAACTTTCAAAGTTCAATCGCAAACTTCATTAAATATGGTGAAGATGGTGAGCCAAATAGAAGATACAACTCAAACTGGGGTTATATGAATGGAGATATAATGTCTCAATCAATCAACTTCTATAGCAAGCCTGTTGCCTCTGTTAACTGGGATTGGAAAATTTCTGAAAGATCAAAATTATCTACTGTTATTTACGGATCTTGGGGTAGAGGTGGTGGTACCGGTGTTATCGGTAGTGTCAATGGTACAAACATCAACAGTTTAGGTAAAACATCAGATGGTTTAATTAGATTTGATGATATTGCTAGATGGAATCAAGGACAGAATGTAATTTGGGATCCTAACGTAGCAAATAATACAGGTGTTAACAAAATCAACACAACTCCTGGTGTAGCAACAAGAACAAATGGTCTTGTTAGAAGAGCAAGTATCAACTCTCACGACTGGTATGGTTTGCTATCTAATTTCCAACATAAAATCAATGAAAACTGGAATTTTTCAGGAGGTATTGATTTGAGATATTATTATGGATATCACCCAGGAGTTTTAACAGAACTTTGGGGTAATAACAAATATATTGAGAAAGATAACATGAATATTCCTGGTGGATACGATGTTACTTTAGTTCAAAACCCTGCTCCTTCTGCGAATCCTTTTGTAAAGTCTGTAAAAGATCAAAATCAGATTGTTTATAGAAACTATGATGGGCAAGTTCTTTGGGGAGGTGTTTTCGGACAATTAGAATATTCAAAAGATAAAATTTCAGCATTCATTCAAGGTTCTGCTTCAGAGCAAGGATACAAAAGAATTGATAACTGGTTAAAAGATGGTGCTATTCAACAAGGGCAGGTTGTTACTCAAAAAACAGATACTAAATTCCTTTTTGGATTCAACGCAAAAGCAGGAATTAACTATAATATAGATGAGCAACACAATGTTTTTGCAAACGTCGGTTATTATTCTAAACAGCCACTTTTTAACTCAGTTTATAATGCACCACTTGCTGCTGCTTCAGGTACTAATCCCTTAGTTAATACGCCGGATGGTAGAGCACAGGGAAGTCAGCAAATTGTAAATCCATTATTAACTAATGAAAAAATTGCTTCTGCAGAATTAGGATATGGTTTCAGAAGTAAAATGTTTACTGCAAATGTAAACCTTTACTACACTTCTTGGAAAGACAGATATCAGAGATTTACGAACTTACCAAATATTCCAATCAACCCTACTTTACCTGCAACAGGTACAAATGTATATACAAGACCTTTTGCTAATTTAACAGGGATTGAAGAAATTCACATGGGAGTAGAATTTGAGGGAACATTAAAAGTAACTGATTATTTATCTTTCAACGGAATGTTTTCAATCGGTAATTGGGAATACAAAGGTAATCCTAATGGAACTTTATACGATGAAAACGGAACTCCAATTAGCTTTAATGGAAATACAGAAGTGAGCTTTGCTTTAGATGGAGTAAAAGTTTCCGATGCTGCTCAAACAACGGCTGCTTTAGGATTTACACTAAAACCAGTAAAACAACTTAGTGTATTTGCAAACTGGAATTACTATGATAACTATTATGGGCTAATCAATTTCGCTGATGTATATGTAAGACCTAATGGAACTACTACCAATAATGGAACTAAAGGGGCTTTAGAGTATCCAAGTTATAACTTGTTTGATCTAGGTTTATCTTACACATTTAATGTAGGTAAAAACCAAAGATTAGTACTTACAGGTAATGTTTATAACTTATTTGATACTACATATATTTCTGATGGTAAATCTTCTACGCACGTTAAAGATTTAGCAGACTTCAAAACTGCAACCAATACAGATGCACAAGCACAAGCAGCATATAATACTTATATTAATAATCCGCAAAACTTCTACAAAGGTTTA